The DNA window ACCGGCAGATCCTGCGCGCGCTGAACTCGCCGGCGCTGCCGCTGGGGCACGCGGCGCGGCTGGCGAAGAAGGCGGAGTGCCGCGCCGTCTTCATCTTCGGCGCCGAGGAGAGGTCGCTCCACAACATCCGCGACCTCCTCGAAGCCGCGCGCCACACCGTCGGCCTCCTCAACCGCGGCCGCCTCCCTTAGGTTGGGAAAAGCTCGCGAGCCACCAGCTAGGGTATTACGTctatttcagtttttttttttttgcttagtCGTTCTGATAGAAATAGTCAGTTCATCCTTGTGTTGGTGACTTGTTACTGATATGCGGCATCAACTGTGTTCTTGTGAACTAGTATATGCCTGGTTTTTTCCGCTATGTACACATGCAGAACTTATCTATTGCAAACCAAAATAAAGGAAGCTGTCCTTGTGAATTTATT is part of the Oryza brachyantha chromosome 2, ObraRS2, whole genome shotgun sequence genome and encodes:
- the LOC102700961 gene encoding uncharacterized protein LOC102700961, which codes for MAKAGGGIIWATAEDLARNRPVVLSLYRQILRALNSPALPLGHAARLAKKAECRAVFIFGAEERSLHNIRDLLEAARHTVGLLNRGRLP